In Deinococcus maricopensis DSM 21211, one genomic interval encodes:
- a CDS encoding prepilin-type N-terminal cleavage/methylation domain-containing protein, with translation MNNSKRTQGFTLIELLIVIAIIGILAAVLIPNLLGAQKRAYDTGAQSCAKSIQTAEATFQIDKQAYFTINKTSAAAPALTAGTIAAAGAPALADAGLSSSCSIDQMRIVTTGAASGTTYTITVGDTRGSKTFTITPEALSSAGGAPS, from the coding sequence ATGAACAACAGCAAACGTACCCAAGGTTTTACCCTGATCGAACTTCTGATCGTCATTGCCATCATCGGTATTCTGGCTGCGGTCCTGATTCCGAACCTCCTCGGCGCTCAGAAGCGTGCCTACGACACCGGCGCTCAGAGCTGTGCCAAGAGCATCCAGACAGCTGAAGCAACTTTCCAAATTGACAAGCAGGCGTACTTCACTATCAACAAGACGAGTGCGGCCGCTCCTGCGCTCACAGCGGGTACTATCGCCGCTGCTGGCGCACCGGCGCTTGCTGATGCTGGTCTTAGCAGCTCCTGCAGCATTGATCAGATGCGCATTGTGACCACGGGCGCTGCGAGTGGCACGACGTACACCATCACGGTAGGCGACACCCGTGGAAGCAAGACCTTCACGATTACCCCTGAAGCCCTGAGCAGTGCGGGCGGCGCTCCGAGCTGA
- a CDS encoding type IV pilin protein translates to MNNSKRTEGFTLIELLIVIAIIGILAAVLIPNLLGAQKRAYDTGAQSCAKSIQTVQAQAQIDNQTYSPIQTGTNAIVKATEGVATVCSDTNTRVLQNAAPTGTTYDITVWDVRGSKGYKITPSGLTPVALPASGGAPLS, encoded by the coding sequence ATGAACAACAGCAAACGCACCGAAGGCTTCACCCTGATCGAACTTCTGATCGTCATTGCCATCATCGGTATTCTGGCTGCGGTCCTGATCCCGAACCTCCTCGGCGCTCAGAAGCGTGCCTACGACACCGGTGCTCAGAGCTGCGCCAAGAGCATCCAGACCGTCCAGGCTCAGGCTCAAATTGACAATCAGACTTACTCCCCGATCCAAACGGGCACCAACGCTATTGTCAAGGCGACCGAAGGCGTGGCCACGGTGTGCAGCGATACCAACACCCGTGTGCTTCAGAACGCTGCACCCACTGGTACGACGTATGACATCACGGTCTGGGATGTCCGTGGCAGCAAGGGCTACAAGATCACGCCCTCGGGTCTGACCCCGGTTGCTCTCCCCGCCAGCGGCGGCGCGCCCCTCTCCTAA
- a CDS encoding recombinase family protein — translation MQLLGITKRISNAGAHLVSLTENIDTDTPAGRLMLTILAALAGLELETTRERTAGGRLQAAQQGIMPVAGRGLPMGYRRGQDGRVLLDDPMADAVRAVFSAAQNATPYAVVAARLDAQGIPTQRGGGWTASQVRFIITTEAYYQGVLQFGRHRHADDPTR, via the coding sequence GTGCAGCTGCTCGGCATCACTAAGCGCATCAGCAACGCCGGCGCGCACCTGGTCAGTCTTACCGAGAACATCGACACAGACACCCCCGCCGGGCGCCTCATGCTCACCATCCTCGCCGCGCTCGCGGGACTGGAGCTCGAAACCACCCGCGAACGCACTGCCGGTGGCCGCCTGCAGGCCGCGCAGCAGGGCATCATGCCCGTCGCTGGGCGTGGCCTTCCCATGGGCTATCGCCGCGGCCAGGACGGGCGCGTGCTCCTTGATGACCCCATGGCGGACGCCGTGCGCGCGGTATTCAGCGCCGCGCAGAACGCCACGCCGTACGCCGTGGTCGCCGCGCGCCTCGACGCGCAGGGCATCCCCACGCAACGCGGCGGCGGGTGGACCGCCTCGCAGGTGCGCTTCATCATCACCACTGAGGCGTATTACCAGGGCGTCCTCCAGTTCGGGCGGCACCGCCACGCCGACGACCCCACACGGTGA
- a CDS encoding glycosyltransferase, whose protein sequence is MTSSHPLPPPPHTPPAPGRIAAVMDAYLPGRLAGGPVTTLANMTAALSGELDFLVITRNKDIDGQVYADLTPNTLIQTPHSHNLYLDDAHFTAAHIVQRALDLGAQYLYLNSFFSPTVIRLLLYLRRTRPPLKVVLAPRGEFSPGALQLKRAKKQLYLTFFRRLRLDRVVDVFQASAFLEECDIRRQLGPVHVQIAPNIPDAVGDTPAPRFTRGAVPRLVFLSRITPKKNLLYALKLLAQWPTPLALDVYGPLEDRAYWEACRAAMRHLPEHVQVTYRDVVDHAEAHTVFGQYDGFLFPTQGENFGHVILEALGAGCPVVLSDQTPWQDLDAEGVGWVCDLHHPEQFLRALEALLATPDDALQARRDRCVAYARRTAHDPLVRASNLHLFPHALRPSHE, encoded by the coding sequence ATGACGAGCTCCCACCCGCTGCCCCCACCTCCGCACACCCCACCGGCCCCCGGGCGGATCGCCGCCGTCATGGACGCCTACCTGCCCGGCCGACTCGCCGGCGGCCCCGTCACCACCCTGGCGAACATGACCGCCGCCCTGAGCGGCGAGCTGGACTTCCTCGTCATCACCCGCAACAAGGACATCGACGGGCAGGTCTACGCCGACCTCACCCCCAACACCCTGATCCAGACGCCCCACTCCCACAACCTCTACCTGGACGACGCGCACTTCACCGCCGCCCACATCGTGCAGCGCGCGCTGGACCTGGGCGCGCAGTACCTGTACCTGAACAGCTTCTTCTCGCCTACGGTGATCCGCCTGCTGCTGTACCTGCGCCGCACGCGCCCCCCCCTGAAGGTGGTGCTCGCCCCACGCGGCGAGTTCTCCCCGGGCGCCCTGCAGCTCAAACGCGCCAAGAAGCAGCTGTACCTGACGTTCTTCCGCCGCCTGCGCCTCGATCGAGTCGTGGACGTCTTCCAGGCGTCCGCCTTCCTGGAGGAGTGCGACATCCGCCGACAGCTCGGGCCCGTCCACGTTCAGATCGCCCCGAATATTCCGGACGCGGTGGGCGACACCCCCGCGCCCCGCTTCACGCGGGGCGCCGTGCCGCGCCTGGTGTTCCTGTCGCGCATCACGCCGAAGAAGAACCTGCTGTACGCGCTGAAGCTGCTGGCGCAGTGGCCCACCCCGTTGGCGCTCGACGTGTACGGCCCGCTGGAGGACCGCGCGTACTGGGAAGCCTGCCGCGCAGCGATGCGGCACCTGCCCGAGCACGTGCAGGTCACCTACCGGGACGTGGTCGACCACGCCGAGGCCCACACGGTGTTCGGGCAGTACGACGGGTTCCTGTTTCCGACGCAGGGGGAGAACTTCGGGCACGTGATTCTGGAGGCGCTGGGCGCCGGCTGCCCGGTGGTGCTGAGTGACCAGACGCCGTGGCAGGACCTGGACGCCGAGGGGGTGGGCTGGGTGTGCGACCTGCACCACCCTGAACAGTTCCTGCGCGCCCTCGAGGCCCTGCTGGCCACCCCGGACGACGCCCTGCAGGCCCGCCGGGACCGCTGCGTGGCGTACGCGCGCCGCACCGCCCATGATCCCCTCGTCCGCGCCAGCAACCTCCACCTCTTCCCGCACGCCCTGCGTCCTTCCCACGAGTAA
- the nth gene encoding endonuclease III has translation MTSRSPAPRVPPALRQRATEVLARLQDLYPDARTELAFRNPFELLVATVLSAQATDKSVNAATPALFAAYPDAFALAAARVEDVEGFIRTIGLYRNKARNLVALAGLLVERHGGDVPNDFDAVVALPGAGRKTANVVLSNAFGFPAIAVDTHVGRLARRLGFTAETNPDKVEVQLQRLFPREQWVFLHHALILHGRRVCLARRPVCSACALAAVCPQVGVEVST, from the coding sequence ATGACGTCCCGTTCCCCTGCACCTCGCGTGCCGCCCGCCTTGCGTCAGCGTGCCACTGAGGTGCTCGCCCGTCTGCAGGACCTCTACCCGGATGCCCGTACGGAGCTGGCGTTCCGGAATCCTTTTGAGTTGCTGGTCGCCACGGTTCTGAGTGCGCAGGCGACGGACAAGAGCGTGAACGCGGCGACCCCGGCCCTGTTTGCCGCGTACCCGGATGCGTTCGCGCTCGCCGCAGCACGCGTGGAGGATGTGGAGGGGTTCATCCGTACGATTGGCCTGTACCGCAACAAGGCGCGGAATCTGGTGGCGCTCGCGGGGCTGCTGGTGGAGCGCCATGGTGGAGACGTCCCGAATGATTTTGATGCAGTGGTGGCACTGCCGGGTGCGGGCCGCAAGACGGCGAACGTCGTGTTGAGTAATGCGTTCGGGTTTCCGGCGATTGCGGTGGATACGCACGTGGGTCGCCTGGCGCGGCGTCTGGGGTTCACGGCGGAGACGAATCCTGACAAGGTGGAGGTGCAGTTGCAGCGCCTGTTCCCGCGGGAGCAGTGGGTGTTTCTGCATCACGCGCTGATTCTGCATGGGCGGCGGGTGTGTCTGGCGCGGCGTCCGGTGTGCAGTGCCTGCGCGCTCGCGGCGGTGTGCCCGCAGGTGGGTGTGGAGGTGAGTACGTGA
- a CDS encoding MFS transporter, translated as MSWRFTRPVWLFLAGSFSFGLAQAFNALFLNFYLRALGLGAEWQGFVNALPALTLVVAGIPAASLARRISNARTLQIGAALGVVGTALLACANGAGLAVAGGLVQGVGAAFLVVSSAPFMANHSDEASRVTMFSAQSALMTGAGFLGNLLGGRVPTWAASVLGGGAHDLRALRVAIIASAVMQLLGLLPLLRLRPSGRPRKALQGRTLAVRDRAQMFRLVFPNVLVGLGAGATIPFLNVFIEGKFQVSYASLGTLFAWTSLATAVTALVQPWLVRRLGQIRAVLVVQASSLPFLALLGFAPELWMVSVALFTRGALMNAAGPVYSAYAMDTLHEGDRNAYSAVNTIAWDLGWALSSLASGVVRAHLPFGSAFTVLFTVTLLMYAGSVLAIYVGLYRRARAVRSA; from the coding sequence ATGTCGTGGCGGTTCACGCGACCGGTGTGGTTGTTTCTGGCGGGGTCATTTTCGTTCGGGCTGGCGCAGGCGTTCAATGCGTTGTTCCTGAATTTTTACCTGCGGGCGTTGGGGTTGGGCGCGGAGTGGCAGGGGTTCGTCAATGCTCTGCCGGCGTTGACGTTGGTGGTGGCGGGCATCCCGGCGGCATCGCTGGCGCGGCGCATTTCGAATGCGCGGACGTTGCAGATCGGGGCGGCGCTGGGGGTGGTGGGGACGGCGTTGCTGGCGTGCGCGAATGGTGCGGGCCTCGCGGTGGCAGGGGGACTTGTGCAGGGTGTCGGCGCGGCGTTTCTGGTGGTGTCGAGCGCGCCGTTCATGGCGAACCACAGTGATGAGGCGTCGCGCGTGACGATGTTCAGTGCGCAGAGTGCGCTGATGACCGGGGCGGGGTTTCTGGGGAACCTGCTGGGGGGGCGCGTGCCGACGTGGGCGGCGAGCGTGCTGGGTGGCGGCGCGCATGACCTGCGGGCGCTGCGGGTGGCGATTATTGCGTCGGCGGTGATGCAGTTGCTGGGGTTGCTGCCGTTGTTGCGGTTGCGTCCGAGTGGGCGGCCACGGAAGGCGCTGCAGGGGCGGACGCTGGCGGTGCGGGACCGCGCGCAGATGTTCCGCCTGGTGTTCCCGAACGTGCTGGTGGGGTTGGGGGCGGGCGCGACGATTCCGTTCCTGAATGTGTTCATTGAGGGGAAATTCCAGGTGAGTTACGCGAGCCTGGGGACGCTGTTCGCGTGGACGAGTCTGGCGACGGCAGTGACGGCGTTGGTGCAGCCGTGGCTGGTGCGGCGCCTGGGGCAGATTCGCGCGGTGCTGGTCGTGCAGGCGAGCAGCCTGCCGTTCCTGGCGTTGCTGGGGTTCGCGCCGGAGTTGTGGATGGTGTCGGTGGCGCTGTTCACGCGGGGCGCGCTGATGAACGCGGCGGGGCCGGTGTACAGCGCGTATGCGATGGACACGTTGCATGAGGGGGACCGGAATGCGTACAGCGCCGTGAACACGATTGCGTGGGATTTGGGGTGGGCGCTGAGCAGCCTCGCGTCGGGGGTGGTGCGCGCGCATCTGCCGTTTGGGTCGGCGTTCACGGTGCTGTTCACGGTGACGCTGCTGATGTATGCGGGGTCGGTGCTGGCGATTTACGTGGGGTTGTACCGTCGGGCGCGCGCCGTTCGGTCTGCGTGA
- a CDS encoding zinc ribbon domain-containing protein encodes MTQSGPLERLYRVQQLDLELDRLQGEEAGIPDALRDARAEQERINNALEDAEIELERVERQVRQTELDLGTTREQVERNRAEQEKNAFNAKVQSQYENLIQQLSERVTDYEETLAPLYERRETLTGTAAGLRGEHRALRPHLGGLEEQDEARVGALRAEADKIRAERDAIAAEIDRRLVKEYDLIRKAKKGLGIVPFTGGRCQGCNVNLPVNVQQRAAQGKLPAVKCPSCGRFLIKLSA; translated from the coding sequence ATGACTCAGAGCGGCCCCCTCGAACGCCTGTACCGTGTGCAGCAGTTGGACCTTGAACTCGACCGGTTGCAGGGTGAAGAAGCCGGCATTCCTGATGCGCTGCGGGATGCGCGCGCAGAGCAGGAACGCATCAACAACGCCCTCGAAGATGCCGAGATCGAACTGGAGCGCGTGGAGCGGCAGGTGCGTCAGACGGAACTGGATCTCGGTACGACCCGGGAGCAGGTTGAGCGTAACCGCGCGGAGCAGGAGAAGAACGCCTTCAACGCGAAGGTGCAGTCGCAGTACGAGAACCTGATTCAGCAGTTGTCGGAGCGCGTCACGGATTACGAGGAGACGCTCGCGCCGCTGTACGAGCGGCGCGAAACGCTCACGGGCACCGCAGCGGGCCTGCGCGGCGAGCACCGCGCGCTGCGTCCGCACCTGGGCGGTCTGGAGGAGCAGGACGAGGCGCGCGTGGGTGCGTTGCGCGCCGAGGCGGACAAGATCCGCGCGGAACGCGACGCGATCGCGGCGGAGATTGACCGCCGCCTCGTGAAGGAGTATGACCTGATCCGCAAGGCGAAGAAGGGCCTGGGTATCGTGCCGTTCACGGGCGGGCGCTGCCAGGGCTGCAACGTGAACCTGCCGGTGAACGTGCAGCAGCGTGCGGCGCAGGGGAAACTCCCGGCGGTGAAGTGCCCGTCGTGCGGGCGGTTCCTGATCAAACTGAGTGCCTGA
- a CDS encoding class I SAM-dependent methyltransferase gives MRDPADVWRAWAEVWPARRAERTGAPDDAILSFARTHLPVGARVLDAGCGDGTYAAALHARGLDVQGVDLSEALLVQARARFPEVPFVRAALEALPFPDGAFGGALCLTALEWVAGPLAALRELARVTRGPVVLGVLGAGNRTRALHLARLYAEASPMNGLTPFEVAWLLEREGWTVTAEAGVTREGPCPPGRASMAEAMVYLWAAWPPGHPATP, from the coding sequence GTGCGGGACCCGGCGGACGTGTGGCGCGCCTGGGCGGAGGTCTGGCCGGCGCGCCGCGCGGAACGCACGGGCGCGCCGGATGACGCGATCCTCTCGTTTGCGCGCACCCACCTTCCGGTGGGTGCGCGCGTGCTGGATGCCGGGTGCGGCGACGGGACGTACGCGGCAGCCCTGCACGCCCGGGGACTGGACGTGCAGGGCGTGGACTTGAGTGAGGCGCTGCTCGTTCAGGCGCGTGCGCGGTTCCCGGAAGTGCCGTTCGTCCGCGCGGCCCTGGAGGCGCTTCCCTTCCCCGACGGGGCATTCGGGGGGGCGTTGTGCCTGACGGCGCTGGAATGGGTCGCGGGCCCGCTGGCCGCGCTGCGGGAACTGGCGCGCGTGACGCGTGGCCCTGTGGTGTTGGGGGTGCTGGGCGCGGGGAACCGCACGCGCGCGCTGCACCTTGCGCGGCTGTACGCGGAGGCGTCACCGATGAACGGGCTCACGCCGTTCGAGGTGGCGTGGCTGCTGGAGCGTGAGGGGTGGACGGTGACCGCGGAAGCGGGCGTGACCCGCGAGGGACCGTGCCCGCCGGGCCGCGCAAGTATGGCCGAGGCGATGGTGTACCTCTGGGCGGCGTGGCCGCCGGGTCACCCTGCCACCCCATGA
- a CDS encoding carboxymuconolactone decarboxylase family protein translates to MTDTPNARHTIFGDQHDRILERLARLDPDLATYIRDFAYDTIYDRPGLDLKTKELIACALLTSLGSPPELRTHLRGARRAGATDQDIRETLLLCIPYLGFPRVVAALAHLQDMTE, encoded by the coding sequence ATGACCGATACTCCCAACGCCCGCCACACCATCTTCGGCGACCAGCACGACCGCATCCTCGAACGCCTCGCGCGCCTCGACCCGGACCTCGCCACGTACATCCGCGACTTCGCGTACGACACCATCTACGACCGCCCCGGCCTCGACCTGAAAACCAAGGAACTCATCGCCTGCGCGCTGCTCACCTCCCTCGGCAGCCCCCCCGAACTCCGCACGCACCTGCGCGGCGCCCGCCGCGCAGGTGCCACCGACCAGGACATCCGCGAGACGCTCCTGCTGTGTATCCCGTACCTCGGCTTCCCCCGCGTCGTCGCGGCCCTCGCGCACCTGCAGGACATGACGGAATAA
- a CDS encoding GNAT family N-acetyltransferase codes for MSIPAVLSGDRVVLSKLRREDVPVFAPHFQNLELTSYLRGAGVAFSLEDELAWFESVSRVQERSVTLGVYERGTGRVVGVVDLRDVDHRQGTAELGVCVFDPADWGSGFGSEATRLMVEYGVFHLGLQNVMLRVYAFNTRAIRSYEKVGFRTFGRRSGAVRLGAERFDLVFMEVTADRVDTSALRAQLRLLPPVE; via the coding sequence ATGTCGATTCCTGCGGTGTTGAGTGGTGATCGGGTGGTGTTGTCGAAGTTGCGGCGGGAGGACGTGCCGGTGTTCGCGCCGCATTTCCAGAATCTGGAGTTGACGTCGTACCTGCGGGGCGCGGGGGTGGCGTTCAGCCTGGAGGATGAACTGGCGTGGTTCGAGAGTGTGAGCCGCGTGCAGGAGCGCTCGGTGACGCTGGGGGTGTATGAGCGCGGGACGGGGCGCGTGGTGGGTGTCGTGGATCTGCGGGACGTGGATCACCGGCAGGGCACGGCGGAGTTGGGGGTGTGCGTGTTCGATCCGGCGGATTGGGGGTCGGGGTTCGGGTCGGAGGCGACGCGGTTGATGGTGGAGTACGGGGTGTTTCACCTGGGGCTGCAGAACGTGATGTTGCGGGTGTATGCGTTCAATACGCGCGCGATTCGCAGTTACGAGAAGGTGGGATTCCGGACGTTTGGCCGGCGTTCGGGGGCGGTGCGGCTGGGCGCGGAGCGGTTCGATCTGGTGTTCATGGAGGTGACGGCGGACCGGGTGGATACGTCGGCGTTGCGGGCGCAGTTGCGGCTGCTGCCGCCGGTGGAGTAG
- a CDS encoding DUF1540 domain-containing protein, translating to MTQQDTSIVGVCEAQDCRFNQERRCHAGQIEVSFSGTQAACMTYSPSGDAQGTGEQPQQRQ from the coding sequence ATGACGCAGCAAGACACCAGCATCGTTGGCGTGTGCGAGGCCCAGGACTGCCGTTTCAACCAGGAGCGCCGTTGCCACGCGGGGCAGATCGAGGTGAGCTTCTCAGGGACGCAGGCAGCGTGCATGACGTACAGCCCGTCCGGTGACGCGCAGGGCACCGGCGAGCAGCCGCAGCAACGTCAGTAA
- a CDS encoding PLP-dependent aminotransferase family protein, whose product MARTPAPLEAKARRPLAARAALPFTIPLDREAPESLPQQIAAYLRAAIRDGRLPPGTPLPSSRALARDLGVSRGVPLDAYAHLLTEGYLEAQHGSGTRVARDLPPGAPTPVRAAPPTWLPPLIPAPVDPPATPGGVHLRLGQPTTRTLDTHAWRAAWTHATRAAPPDDYGDPRGDPALRAALATFIGRARALSAHPDDLILTNGSAQAITLIARALLPPSATVAFEDPGYRLARTALAEAGARILPIAVDDDGLRVDTLPVGPDAPRLVFVTPSHQYPLGVRLALPRRLALLAWARAHDALIIEDDYDGEYRYDAPPLPPLASLDNTGRVLYVGTLSKVLTPAVRTAFIHAAPPLAARLTRARQVTDAGGDAITQAALAHFIAGGHLDRHVRRTARTYAQVRQTLSDALLPLKPHATLRGLDAGLHACLDLAPPLRADRVAAALATRGVHVQTLRGYYAEPSEHQALLLGYGSLTHADAQHAARTLRSVIMALRDEEGAA is encoded by the coding sequence GTGGCCCGGACACCAGCACCACTCGAAGCCAAAGCGCGCAGGCCACTTGCCGCGCGCGCGGCCCTCCCGTTCACCATCCCCCTCGACCGGGAGGCGCCCGAGTCGCTCCCGCAGCAGATCGCCGCGTACCTGCGCGCCGCCATCCGCGACGGCCGCCTCCCCCCCGGCACGCCCCTCCCCAGCTCCCGCGCCCTCGCCCGCGACCTCGGCGTCTCCCGCGGCGTCCCCCTCGACGCCTACGCGCACCTCCTCACCGAGGGCTACCTCGAAGCGCAGCATGGCAGCGGCACCCGCGTCGCCCGGGACCTCCCCCCCGGCGCGCCCACCCCCGTGCGCGCCGCGCCGCCCACCTGGCTCCCGCCACTCATCCCCGCCCCGGTGGACCCGCCCGCCACGCCCGGCGGGGTGCACCTGCGCCTTGGGCAGCCCACCACCCGCACGCTCGACACCCACGCATGGCGCGCCGCCTGGACGCACGCCACCCGCGCCGCCCCACCCGACGACTACGGCGACCCGCGCGGCGACCCCGCGCTGCGCGCCGCCCTCGCCACGTTCATTGGCCGCGCCCGCGCCCTCAGCGCCCACCCGGACGACCTGATCCTCACGAACGGCAGCGCGCAGGCCATCACGCTCATCGCGCGCGCCCTCCTGCCGCCGAGCGCGACCGTCGCCTTCGAGGACCCCGGGTACCGCCTCGCACGCACCGCCCTCGCCGAAGCGGGCGCGCGCATCCTGCCCATCGCCGTCGATGACGACGGCCTGCGCGTCGACACCCTCCCCGTCGGTCCCGACGCGCCCCGCCTGGTCTTCGTGACGCCCAGCCACCAGTACCCGCTCGGCGTGCGCCTCGCCCTCCCGCGCCGCCTCGCCCTGCTCGCCTGGGCCCGCGCGCACGACGCCCTCATCATCGAAGACGACTACGACGGCGAATATCGGTACGACGCGCCCCCGCTCCCCCCGCTCGCCAGCCTCGACAACACCGGCCGCGTCCTGTACGTCGGCACGCTCAGCAAGGTCCTCACGCCCGCCGTCCGCACCGCCTTCATCCATGCCGCGCCGCCCCTCGCCGCGCGCCTCACCCGCGCCCGGCAGGTCACCGACGCGGGCGGTGACGCCATCACGCAGGCGGCGCTCGCGCACTTCATCGCCGGCGGGCACCTCGACCGTCACGTGCGCCGCACCGCCCGCACCTACGCGCAGGTCCGCCAGACCCTCAGCGACGCCCTCCTGCCCCTCAAACCGCACGCGACCCTGCGCGGCCTCGACGCCGGCCTGCACGCCTGCCTGGACCTCGCCCCGCCCCTGCGGGCGGACCGGGTGGCTGCTGCCCTCGCCACGCGCGGCGTGCACGTGCAGACCCTGCGCGGTTACTACGCCGAGCCGAGCGAGCACCAGGCGCTCCTGCTCGGGTACGGCTCACTCACCCACGCCGACGCGCAGCACGCCGCGCGCACCCTGCGCAGCGTCATCATGGCCCTGCGCGACGAGGAGGGGGCAGCCTGA
- a CDS encoding pyridoxamine 5'-phosphate oxidase family protein — MTYYDPNVRDASLSRRPQNRRDAAWIRALLERVPVCRVATRWEDWPFVHPTSFVYRAATHDVIYHSNIAGRLRANTDRHERVCLEASEVGALLPSNDPLELSMQYRSVMVFGTARVLDDADEARAALDALTAKYFPDLRPGQELMPISEAALARTTVYALSVERWSGKENWSAQAVQTSDWPALPPSPTPHDDGFRLKGTPGAPRETKEETA, encoded by the coding sequence ATGACGTACTACGACCCGAACGTGCGGGACGCCAGCTTGAGCCGCCGCCCGCAGAACCGCCGCGACGCCGCCTGGATCCGCGCGCTGCTGGAGCGCGTTCCGGTGTGCCGCGTCGCGACGCGCTGGGAGGACTGGCCGTTCGTGCACCCCACGTCGTTCGTGTACCGCGCGGCCACGCACGACGTCATCTACCACTCGAACATCGCCGGGCGGCTCCGCGCGAACACCGACCGGCACGAACGCGTGTGCCTGGAGGCGTCCGAAGTGGGCGCGCTGCTGCCCAGCAACGACCCCCTGGAGCTGAGCATGCAGTACCGCAGCGTCATGGTGTTCGGCACGGCCCGCGTGCTGGACGACGCGGACGAGGCGCGCGCCGCGCTGGACGCCCTGACGGCGAAGTACTTCCCGGACCTGCGCCCCGGTCAGGAGCTCATGCCGATCAGTGAGGCGGCGTTGGCGCGCACGACCGTGTACGCCCTGAGTGTGGAGCGCTGGAGCGGCAAGGAGAACTGGTCGGCGCAGGCCGTCCAGACATCCGACTGGCCGGCGTTGCCGCCGTCACCGACGCCGCATGACGACGGGTTTAGACTGAAGGGCACGCCGGGCGCGCCCCGCGAGACCAAGGAGGAAACGGCATGA
- a CDS encoding aspartate aminotransferase family protein: MTVTQDNWLELENTLDSGVYNKHNVVMSRAEGATVWDTEGRAYIDCVAGYGVANVGHSNPDVVKAVQEQAAQLMVMPQTVPNDKRAQFLRDLVDVLPGDLNRVFLCNSGTEAMEAAKKFAITATGRSKFVSMKRGFSGRTLGALAFTWEPKYREPFGAAVDNEHVTFVTYGNIEELRAAITEETAAVIMEPVQGEGGVRPADPEFIRAAREFTREKGALLILDEIQTGFCRTGKMFASEHSGVVPDGMTLAKGMAGGVPIGAFAMSEDVANKMPKGGHGTTFGGNPLSMAAGIAAIGFMRRERLWEQAAEKGAYFMEKLRAIQSPKIREVRGLGLMIGVELKEKSAPYITALEHDEGVLTLQATPLVVRFLPPLTISKAQIDEVVAAFERVLTNVNPREERLAQLKEDKQSE; the protein is encoded by the coding sequence ATGACCGTGACGCAAGACAACTGGCTGGAACTCGAAAACACCCTCGACAGCGGCGTGTACAACAAGCACAACGTCGTGATGAGCCGCGCGGAAGGCGCGACCGTCTGGGACACCGAAGGGCGCGCCTACATCGACTGCGTCGCCGGGTACGGCGTCGCGAACGTCGGCCACAGCAACCCCGACGTGGTGAAGGCCGTGCAGGAGCAGGCCGCGCAGCTGATGGTGATGCCGCAGACCGTCCCGAACGACAAACGCGCGCAGTTCCTGCGTGATCTCGTGGACGTCCTGCCGGGCGACCTGAACCGCGTCTTCCTGTGCAACAGCGGCACCGAGGCCATGGAGGCCGCGAAGAAGTTCGCCATCACCGCGACGGGCCGCAGCAAGTTCGTGAGCATGAAGCGCGGCTTCTCGGGCCGCACCCTGGGCGCGTTGGCGTTCACGTGGGAACCGAAGTACCGCGAGCCGTTCGGCGCCGCCGTCGACAACGAGCACGTGACGTTCGTGACGTACGGCAATATCGAGGAGCTGCGCGCTGCCATCACGGAGGAGACGGCCGCCGTGATCATGGAGCCGGTGCAGGGCGAGGGCGGCGTGCGCCCGGCTGACCCGGAGTTCATCCGCGCGGCGCGTGAATTCACGCGCGAGAAGGGCGCCCTGCTGATCCTCGACGAGATTCAGACGGGCTTCTGCCGCACCGGGAAGATGTTCGCGTCGGAGCACAGCGGCGTCGTGCCGGACGGCATGACCCTCGCGAAGGGCATGGCGGGCGGCGTGCCCATCGGCGCGTTCGCGATGAGCGAGGACGTCGCGAACAAGATGCCCAAGGGTGGGCACGGCACGACGTTCGGCGGGAACCCGCTCAGCATGGCGGCGGGCATCGCGGCCATCGGGTTCATGCGGCGCGAGCGCCTGTGGGAGCAGGCGGCGGAGAAGGGCGCGTACTTCATGGAGAAGCTGCGCGCGATCCAGTCGCCGAAGATCCGCGAGGTGCGCGGCCTGGGCCTGATGATCGGCGTGGAACTCAAGGAGAAGAGCGCGCCGTACATCACGGCGCTGGAGCATGACGAGGGCGTGCTGACGCTGCAGGCGACGCCGCTGGTCGTGCGGTTCCTGCCGCCGCTCACGATCAGCAAGGCGCAGATCGACGAGGTCGTCGCGGCGTTCGAGCGGGTGCTCACGAACGTGAACCCGCGCGAGGAACGCCTCGCGCAGCTCAAGGAAGACAAGCAGAGCGAGTAA